Proteins encoded together in one Salmo trutta chromosome 3, fSalTru1.1, whole genome shotgun sequence window:
- the LOC115174071 gene encoding nucleolar protein dao-5 isoform X3, with protein MSPKKKHGSSHQLTHLIYRHLKENGFQKAAEELKKHVKGGEPEALSTSLLDIYNKWFGDASKSTKTGTEPDSSELKQNRQADPESSTESSSSAEEETTPVKVSQTPKPQSSAKDSPTKAKTAVQRTLGGNGTVVEERTGTDSSEDSESEETPPQKSPATPKANHVPAAKIKAESEVTPSTLTKAKLTTTSTPKSGASNNTNDTSSDRKEATTVIVSTLIQKTPLTPTPVTPTSKPTSTAKTKATPTKAVVVATPSKAKATTTATSTTSDSSSCSSESSDSDEESPAVKTPTTPKATPAKPVTPISKTTSTAKPTTKSKTTAPETSSDSCDSSSESEEEGPTVTAPVKQQRATPTAKMKATPVKPVVAATPSKTSASKESSDSIDSSSDSEEENPAVTTAPTPKATPVAQQIATSTVKTKAPPGTPVKPVVATTPSKTSASKESSDSSDSSSDSEEDSPATTTAATPKDAPAKQSKPTSTARTKAPLGTPVKPVVSATPSKTSASKESSDSIDSSSDSEEDSPATETATTPAKPAKNATPARAATVAPPCKTTATATVTAKTTTAESSSDSSDSSDSEEQSPAVTTAATPKDTTEKQTKPTSTARTKAPPANPLKPVVAATLSKTPASKDSSDSIDSSSDSEEDSPATKRAATPAPPANPVKAATVATPSKPKATATVTAKTTKPESSSDSSDSSTDSEEDSPATTTAATPKDAPAKQSKPTSTARTKAPPGTPVKPVVSATPSKTSASKESSDSIDSSSDSEEDSPATTTTSKPQTTPVTPAKQTKLKTTSKAKTKATPATPAKPVVAATPSKAQVTPTVTPTSTAPESSNDSSDTPSDIPDEAPAKHAKVQFKTPASAKKAQSGGKGKKPASKDLLLLLNSLTSPTAKAIEKKSGRSGHSSVEETPAVTATPAVAPATNIGKKVAAKDKKATSSKKAQASAPSAKRKRGEDKPGDTPVKGKKKKPSPETVMAALPLTVLGPPPTGGDDSGSDSDTDLDVEKWKRLALELSDTSIAKMDAITALTAPPAPTSPASAAKKTRAPRKPRAKAAPKTPPKPRAKAAPKTPKPKAGAAVEKSSAAEKVKTTAEKEDGNGKTKTTAKASKAKSSQAKKAAPHTPSVKTSPTPSPEGQAEINNNTADLTTVADKQPPSTPATPTPNGKPSTKKRKRKNRNNETKADDNSPQPQKKKRETGEEKTDEMKNETVEEKEPEKEKKKTTKENEAKKDKGTKKKQEAIRKENETKMELEKKKKKKKKKTNENCVDKEPPPPPSTTVTPDPPTEKKKIKKLKLSETAVPEMPVTPAQDSIPVQHPPAPTETPPKKKKKSSKSK; from the exons ATGTCTCCAAAGAAGAAGCATGGGTCAAGTCATCAATTGACCCATTTGATCTACCGACATTTGAAGGAAAACGGCTTCCAGAAAGCTGCAGAAGAACTCAAAAAGCATGTGAAG GGCGGAGAACCAGAAGCCTTGTCAACTTCACTACTGGACATCTACAATAAATGGTTTGGAGA TGCTTCCAAGAGTACAAAGACGGGAACAGAACCGGATTCTTCTGAGTTAAAACAGAACCGTCAAGCAGACCCTGAAAGCAGCACAGAGAGCTCGAGTTCAGCAGAGGAAGAAACAACACCTGTTAAAG TCTCCCAGACCCCAAAGCCTCAGAGCTCAGCTAAAGACAGCCCAACTAAGGCCAAGACTGCTGTGCAGAGAACTCTTGGAGggaacgggacagtagtggaggagagaaCTGGCACAGACAGCTCAGAGGACTCTGAGAGTGAGGAGACACCGCCACAA AAAAGCCCTGCAACGCCCAAAGCCAATCATGTTCCAGCTGCAAAGATCAAGGCCGAGTCAGAGGTCACACCATCGACCCTAACCAAGGCCAAGTTAACAACCACTTCCACGCCTAAATCTGGGGCCTCCAACAATACCAATGATACGTCTTCAGACAGGAAAGAGGCAACAACAGTG ATTGTCTCAACATTGATTCAGAAAACACCCTTGACGCCAACACCAGTTACGCCAACCAGTAAACCAACATCAACAGCCAAGACGAAAGCTACTCCAACTAAAGCAGTGGTTGTTGCTACTCCAAGCAAGGCcaaggcaacaacaactgccacaTCTACAACATCCGACTCATCCAGTTGCAGTAGTGAATCGTCAGATAGCGATGAGGAGAGTCCAGCGGTG AAAACACCCACAACACCAAAAGCAACACCTGCAAAACCAGTAACACCAATTAGTAAAACAACATCAACGGCCAAGCCAACAACCAAATCGAAGACTACAGCGCCAGAGACTTCCAGTGACAGCTGTGATTCATCATCAGAAAGTGAAGAGGAAGGTCCAACAGTG ACAGCGCCAGTGAAGCAACAGAGAGCAACACCAACAGCCAAGATGAAAGCCACCCCAGTTAAACCAGTGGTTGCTGCCACTCCAAGCAAGACCTCAGCTAGTAAGGAGTCCAGTGACAGCATTGATTCATCATCAGACAGCGAAGAGGAGAATCCAGCAGTG ACAACAGCTCCCACTCCAAAAGCTACACCAGTGGCGCAACAGATAGCAACATCAACAGTCAAGACGAAAGCCCCTCCGGGTACTCCAGTTAAACCAGTGGTTGCTACCACTCCAAGCAAGACCTCAGCTAGTAAGGAGTCCAGTGACAGCAGTGATTCATCATCAGACAGCGAAGAGGACAGTCCAGCAACG ACAACAGCTGCAACACCGAAAGATGCACCAGCGAAGCAATCAAAACCAACATCAACAGCCAGGACGAAAGCCCCTCTGGGTACTCCAGTTAAACCAGTGGTTTCTGCCACTCCAAGCAAGACCTCAGCTAGTAAGGAGTCCAGTGACAGCATTGATTCATCATCAGACAGCGAAGAGGACAGTCCAGCAACG GAAACAGCCACAACACCGGCGAAACCCGCTAAAAATGCTACCCCAGCTAGAGCAGCGACTGTTGCCCCTCCATGCAAGACCACGGCAACAGCCACTGTCACAGCCAAGACTACAACAGCAGAGTCATCTAGTGACAGCAGTGATTCGTCAGACAGTGAAGAGCAAAGTCCAGCGGTG ACGACAGCTGCAACACCGAAAGATACAACGGAGAAGCAAACAAAACCAACATCAACAGCCAGGACGAAAGCCCCTCCGGCTAACCCACTTAAACCAGTGGTTGCTGCCACTCTAAGCAAAACCCCAGCTAGTAAAGACTCCAGTGATAGCATTGATTCGTCATCAGACAGTGAAGAGGACAGTCCAGCAACG AAAAGAGCCGCGACACCAGCCCCTCCTGCTAACCCAGTTAAAGCAGCGACTGTTGCCACTCCAAGCAAGCCTAAGGCAACAGCCACtgtcacagccaagacaacaaaaCCAGAGTCATCTAGTGACAGCAGTGATTCATCAACAGACAGCGAAGAGGACAGTCCAGCAACG ACAACAGCTGCAACACCGAAAGATGCACCAGCGAAGCAATCAAAACCAACATCAACAGCCAGGACGAAAGCCCCTCCGGGTACTCCAGTTAAACCAGTGGTTTCTGCCACTCCAAGCAAGACCTCAGCTAGTAAGGAGTCCAGTGACAGCATTGATTCATCATCAGACAGCGAAGAGGACAGTCCAGCAACG ACAACAACCTCAAAACCACAAACTACACCAGTGACACCAGCGAAACAAACAAAACTGAAAACAACATCAAAAGCcaagacgaaagccactcctgctACTCCAGCTAAGCCAGTGGTTGCTGCTACCCCAAGCAAGGCCCAGGTAACACCCACTGTCACACCGACAAGTACAGCACCAGAATCGTCCAACGACAGCAGTGACACACCATCAGACATCCCAGATGAAGCCCCAGCAAAGCATGCTAAGGTTCAATTTAAGACCCCTGCTTCAGCTAAGAAGGCCCAGAGTGGGGGAAAGGGGAAAAAACCTGCTTCTAAGGACCTACTCCTACTGCTGAACAGTCTTACT TCACCCACAGCCAAAGCCATTGAGAAGAAGAGCGGCCGTAGTGGACACTCCTCAGTTGAGGAAACTCCAGCTGTTACAGCAACACCTGCTG TTGCTCCAGCCACAAATATAGGAAAGAAGGTGGCTGCAAAAGACAAGAAAGCAACCTCGTCGAAGAAAGCACAA GCCTCAGCTCCATCAGCCAAGAGGAAAAGAGGTGAAGACAAACCAGGGGACACGCCCGTTAAAGGCAAAAAGAAGAAGCCCTCCCCTGAGACTGTCATGGCTGCCCTGCCTCTGACCGTTCTTGGTCCTCCTCCTACAGGGGGAGACGACTCTGGCTCGGACTCTGACACCGATCTGGACGTGGAGAAGTGGAAGAGACTGGCACTGGAACTatcag ACACAAGCATCGCCAAAATGGACGCCATCACTGCGCTGACCGCTCCACCTGCTCCCACCTCACCTGCCTCAGCAGCGAAGAAAACAAGAGCACCGAGGAAGCCCAGGGCTAAAGCAGCACCGAAGACACCACCCAAACCCAG GGCTAAAGCTGCACCGAAGACACCTAAACCCAAGGCTGGCGCTGCAGTGGAAAAGTCTAGTGCTGCTGAAAAGGTCAAGACTACAGCTGAAAAGGAAGATGGGAATGGGAAGACCAAGACAACTGCAAAAGCTAGTAAAGCCAAGTCCAGTCAAGCTAAGAAGGCAGCACCTCACACCCCATCAGTCAAAACATCTCCCACCCCATCCCCTGAAGGCCAAGCCGAGATCAACAATAATACTGCTGACCTTACGACCGTGGCAGACAAACAGCCACCCTCCACGCCTGCTACCCCAACACCTAATGGAAAACCGTCAACCAAGAAAAGGAAGAGGAAAAATAGGAACAATGAGACGAAAGCAGATGACAATTCACCACAACCCCAAAAGAAGAAAAGGGAAACCGGCGAAGAGAAGACTGATGAAATGAAAAACGAGACTGTAGAAGAGAAGGAACCAGAGAAGGAAAAGAAGAAGACGACTAAGGAGAATGAGGCAAAAAAGGACAAGGGAACGAAGAAGAAACAGGAGGCGATAAGAAAGGAGAATGAGACTAAGATGGAACtggaaaagaagaagaagaagaagaagaagaaaacgaATGAGAACTGTGTTGACAAggaaccaccaccacctccatccaCCACAGTAACACCTGATCCTCCAACAGAGAAGAAAA AGATTAAAAAGCTGAAACTCTCAGAGACTGCAGTGCCTGAGATGCCAGTCACACCTGCCCAAGACTCCATCCCTGTACAGCACCCTCCAGCACCCACAGAGACCCCACCTAAAAAG AAAAAGAAATCATCTAAGAGTAAGTAA
- the LOC115174071 gene encoding nucleolar protein dao-5 isoform X6: MSPKKKHGSSHQLTHLIYRHLKENGFQKAAEELKKHVKGGEPEALSTSLLDIYNKWFGDASKSTKTGTEPDSSELKQNRQADPESSTESSSSAEEETTPVKVSQTPKPQSSAKDSPTKAKTAVQRTLGGNGTVVEERTGTDSSEDSESEETPPQKSPATPKANHVPAAKIKAESEVTPSTLTKAKLTTTSTPKSGASNNTNDTSSDRKEATTVIVSTLIQKTPLTPTPVTPTSKPTSTAKTKATPTKAVVVATPSKAKATTTATSTTSDSSSCSSESSDSDEESPAVKTPTTPKATPAKPVTPISKTTSTAKPTTKSKTTAPETSSDSCDSSSESEEEGPTVTAPVKQQRATPTAKMKATPVKPVVAATPSKTSASKESSDSIDSSSDSEEENPAVTTAPTPKATPVAQQIATSTVKTKAPPGTPVKPVVATTPSKTSASKESSDSSDSSSDSEEDSPATTTAATPKDAPAKQSKPTSTARTKAPLGTPVKPVVSATPSKTSASKESSDSIDSSSDSEEDSPATTTAATPKDAPAKQSKPTSTARTKAPPGTPVKPVVSATPSKTSASKESSDSIDSSSDSEEDSPATTTTSKPQTTPVTPAKQTKLKTTSKAKTKATPATPAKPVVAATPSKAQVTPTVTPTSTAPESSNDSSDTPSDIPDEAPAKHAKVQFKTPASAKKAQSGGKGKKPASKDLLLLLNSLTSPTAKAIEKKSGRSGHSSVEETPAVTATPAVAPATNIGKKVAAKDKKATSSKKAQASAPSAKRKRGEDKPGDTPVKGKKKKPSPETVMAALPLTVLGPPPTGGDDSGSDSDTDLDVEKWKRLALELSDTSIAKMDAITALTAPPAPTSPASAAKKTRAPRKPRAKAAPKTPPKPRAKAAPKTPPKPRAKAAPKTPKPKAGAAVEKSSAAEKVKTTAEKEDGNGKTKTTAKASKAKSSQAKKAAPHTPSVKTSPTPSPEGQAEINNNTADLTTVADKQPPSTPATPTPNGKPSTKKRKRKNRNNETKADDNSPQPQKKKRETGEEKTDEMKNETVEEKEPEKEKKKTTKENEAKKDKGTKKKQEAIRKENETKMELEKKKKKKKKKTNENCVDKEPPPPPSTTVTPDPPTEKKKIKKLKLSETAVPEMPVTPAQDSIPVQHPPAPTETPPKKKKKSSKSK; the protein is encoded by the exons ATGTCTCCAAAGAAGAAGCATGGGTCAAGTCATCAATTGACCCATTTGATCTACCGACATTTGAAGGAAAACGGCTTCCAGAAAGCTGCAGAAGAACTCAAAAAGCATGTGAAG GGCGGAGAACCAGAAGCCTTGTCAACTTCACTACTGGACATCTACAATAAATGGTTTGGAGA TGCTTCCAAGAGTACAAAGACGGGAACAGAACCGGATTCTTCTGAGTTAAAACAGAACCGTCAAGCAGACCCTGAAAGCAGCACAGAGAGCTCGAGTTCAGCAGAGGAAGAAACAACACCTGTTAAAG TCTCCCAGACCCCAAAGCCTCAGAGCTCAGCTAAAGACAGCCCAACTAAGGCCAAGACTGCTGTGCAGAGAACTCTTGGAGggaacgggacagtagtggaggagagaaCTGGCACAGACAGCTCAGAGGACTCTGAGAGTGAGGAGACACCGCCACAA AAAAGCCCTGCAACGCCCAAAGCCAATCATGTTCCAGCTGCAAAGATCAAGGCCGAGTCAGAGGTCACACCATCGACCCTAACCAAGGCCAAGTTAACAACCACTTCCACGCCTAAATCTGGGGCCTCCAACAATACCAATGATACGTCTTCAGACAGGAAAGAGGCAACAACAGTG ATTGTCTCAACATTGATTCAGAAAACACCCTTGACGCCAACACCAGTTACGCCAACCAGTAAACCAACATCAACAGCCAAGACGAAAGCTACTCCAACTAAAGCAGTGGTTGTTGCTACTCCAAGCAAGGCcaaggcaacaacaactgccacaTCTACAACATCCGACTCATCCAGTTGCAGTAGTGAATCGTCAGATAGCGATGAGGAGAGTCCAGCGGTG AAAACACCCACAACACCAAAAGCAACACCTGCAAAACCAGTAACACCAATTAGTAAAACAACATCAACGGCCAAGCCAACAACCAAATCGAAGACTACAGCGCCAGAGACTTCCAGTGACAGCTGTGATTCATCATCAGAAAGTGAAGAGGAAGGTCCAACAGTG ACAGCGCCAGTGAAGCAACAGAGAGCAACACCAACAGCCAAGATGAAAGCCACCCCAGTTAAACCAGTGGTTGCTGCCACTCCAAGCAAGACCTCAGCTAGTAAGGAGTCCAGTGACAGCATTGATTCATCATCAGACAGCGAAGAGGAGAATCCAGCAGTG ACAACAGCTCCCACTCCAAAAGCTACACCAGTGGCGCAACAGATAGCAACATCAACAGTCAAGACGAAAGCCCCTCCGGGTACTCCAGTTAAACCAGTGGTTGCTACCACTCCAAGCAAGACCTCAGCTAGTAAGGAGTCCAGTGACAGCAGTGATTCATCATCAGACAGCGAAGAGGACAGTCCAGCAACG ACAACAGCTGCAACACCGAAAGATGCACCAGCGAAGCAATCAAAACCAACATCAACAGCCAGGACGAAAGCCCCTCTGGGTACTCCAGTTAAACCAGTGGTTTCTGCCACTCCAAGCAAGACCTCAGCTAGTAAGGAGTCCAGTGACAGCATTGATTCATCATCAGACAGCGAAGAGGACAGTCCAGCAACG ACAACAGCTGCAACACCGAAAGATGCACCAGCGAAGCAATCAAAACCAACATCAACAGCCAGGACGAAAGCCCCTCCGGGTACTCCAGTTAAACCAGTGGTTTCTGCCACTCCAAGCAAGACCTCAGCTAGTAAGGAGTCCAGTGACAGCATTGATTCATCATCAGACAGCGAAGAGGACAGTCCAGCAACG ACAACAACCTCAAAACCACAAACTACACCAGTGACACCAGCGAAACAAACAAAACTGAAAACAACATCAAAAGCcaagacgaaagccactcctgctACTCCAGCTAAGCCAGTGGTTGCTGCTACCCCAAGCAAGGCCCAGGTAACACCCACTGTCACACCGACAAGTACAGCACCAGAATCGTCCAACGACAGCAGTGACACACCATCAGACATCCCAGATGAAGCCCCAGCAAAGCATGCTAAGGTTCAATTTAAGACCCCTGCTTCAGCTAAGAAGGCCCAGAGTGGGGGAAAGGGGAAAAAACCTGCTTCTAAGGACCTACTCCTACTGCTGAACAGTCTTACT TCACCCACAGCCAAAGCCATTGAGAAGAAGAGCGGCCGTAGTGGACACTCCTCAGTTGAGGAAACTCCAGCTGTTACAGCAACACCTGCTG TTGCTCCAGCCACAAATATAGGAAAGAAGGTGGCTGCAAAAGACAAGAAAGCAACCTCGTCGAAGAAAGCACAA GCCTCAGCTCCATCAGCCAAGAGGAAAAGAGGTGAAGACAAACCAGGGGACACGCCCGTTAAAGGCAAAAAGAAGAAGCCCTCCCCTGAGACTGTCATGGCTGCCCTGCCTCTGACCGTTCTTGGTCCTCCTCCTACAGGGGGAGACGACTCTGGCTCGGACTCTGACACCGATCTGGACGTGGAGAAGTGGAAGAGACTGGCACTGGAACTatcag ACACAAGCATCGCCAAAATGGACGCCATCACTGCGCTGACCGCTCCACCTGCTCCCACCTCACCTGCCTCAGCAGCGAAGAAAACAAGAGCACCGAGGAAGCCCAGGGCTAAAGCAGCACCGAAGACACCACCCAAACCCAGGGCTAAAGCTGCACCGAAGACACCACCCAAACCCAGGGCTAAAGCTGCACCGAAGACACCTAAACCCAAGGCTGGCGCTGCAGTGGAAAAGTCTAGTGCTGCTGAAAAGGTCAAGACTACAGCTGAAAAGGAAGATGGGAATGGGAAGACCAAGACAACTGCAAAAGCTAGTAAAGCCAAGTCCAGTCAAGCTAAGAAGGCAGCACCTCACACCCCATCAGTCAAAACATCTCCCACCCCATCCCCTGAAGGCCAAGCCGAGATCAACAATAATACTGCTGACCTTACGACCGTGGCAGACAAACAGCCACCCTCCACGCCTGCTACCCCAACACCTAATGGAAAACCGTCAACCAAGAAAAGGAAGAGGAAAAATAGGAACAATGAGACGAAAGCAGATGACAATTCACCACAACCCCAAAAGAAGAAAAGGGAAACCGGCGAAGAGAAGACTGATGAAATGAAAAACGAGACTGTAGAAGAGAAGGAACCAGAGAAGGAAAAGAAGAAGACGACTAAGGAGAATGAGGCAAAAAAGGACAAGGGAACGAAGAAGAAACAGGAGGCGATAAGAAAGGAGAATGAGACTAAGATGGAACtggaaaagaagaagaagaagaagaagaagaaaacgaATGAGAACTGTGTTGACAAggaaccaccaccacctccatccaCCACAGTAACACCTGATCCTCCAACAGAGAAGAAAA AGATTAAAAAGCTGAAACTCTCAGAGACTGCAGTGCCTGAGATGCCAGTCACACCTGCCCAAGACTCCATCCCTGTACAGCACCCTCCAGCACCCACAGAGACCCCACCTAAAAAG AAAAAGAAATCATCTAAGAGTAAGTAA